Sequence from the Sulfuricurvum sp. IAE1 genome:
CGGAGAAGTCAAAAAAAACATGGAAGCCTCCGGTCCGGTCAAAACGCTCGAATTTTGTTCGATGAACGCCCTCCCCATGACCGAGCAGGTAGGTAAAGAGCACGGAACGAAGATCCAGCGCCTCAGCCTCAAAAACCGCAATCCGCTCAACGCCGCGACCGGCGAGGACAAAGCGTTGCTCGAGCAATGGGAAACGATGCTCAAAAACGGCCAAAGCCTTCCAAGCCATGAACTGAAAAAACTTTCGTCCTCTCAAAGTGCCTATTACAAACCGATTCTCATCAACAATGAAGCGTGTCTGAAATGCCACGGCGACATCGCTTCGGGATCCCCTCTGGGAAAAGCGATTGCGACAACCTATCCCGAAGATAAAGCGCTGGGGTATAAAATGGGGGATTTAAGGGGAATGGTAAAGGTTGAGATTTCCGAATAAGCGGAGCCTCTGCCCCGCCGTATCGGCGTTTAACGCGCGTATTCCACGACGCGGCTTTCGCGGATGACATTGACTTTGATTTCGCCGGGAAACTGCACCTTCTGGGCGATCTCTTCGGCGATCTCGCGGGCGATCAGCGCACTTTCGTCGTCATTGACGCTTTGGGCGTTGACGATGACGCGCACTTCGCGCCCCGCATTGATAGCATAGGCCTGCTTGACCCCCTCTTTGCGGGTCGCGATCTCTTCGATTTCGCTCACGCGCCGCAGAAAACTCTCCAGCACTTCGCGCCGCGCGCCCGGACGGGCTGCGGAAAGGGTATCGGCCGCACACACGGCGGCGCACTCGATGCTTTTGATCTCTTCGAAGCCGTGATGCGCGTAAATCGCGTTGATCACGACGGGATCTTCATTGTATTTTCGGCAGAGTTCGACGCCGATGTCGACGTGATTTCCCCCGCTCTCCTGGGTCAGTGCCTTGCCGATGTCGTGCAGCAGTCCGGCACGTCGGGCGAGTTTGACGTCGCCTCCCATCTCTGAGGCCATGATACCCGCCAGATGGGCGACTTCCAGGGTATGTGCCAATGCGTTCTGGCCGTAGCTTGAACGGTATTTAAGCCGTCCAACGAGTTTGACCAGCTCGTGGTGAATCCCGCTTAGCCCCAGTTCGAAGACGATGTCTTCCCCTTCGCGCAGCATCGCTTCTTCAAACTCTTCGCACACCTTTTGGTACACCTCTTCGATCCGGGCAGGCTGTATACGTCCGTCCTGAATCAGCAACTCGACCGTCCGTACCGCGACCGCGCGGCGATAGAGGTTGAACGAGCTGACAATGATCGCGTTGGGGGTCTCGTCGATAATGATATCGACCCCGGTCACCATTTCGAGGGTCTTGATATTGCGTCCCTCTTTGCCGATAATGCGCCCTTTGAGCTCATCGTCATCGAGATGGATCACGCTGATGAGCCGCTCGGCCGCAAATTCGCCCGCAAAACGGGACGTCGCCTGCGCGAGAATGTAATCGGCTTTGCGTTTGATCTGTTCTTTGGACTGCTCTTCGAGCAGCCGCATTTCACGCGCAAGGGCGAGACGTTCTTTGTCCCGCACCTGTTCGATAAGGATCGCCTTGGCCTCCTGCGCGGAGAGTCCCGCGCGTTGTTCCACGATCACCTGCATCTGGTCAATTTTGCGGCGATAGTCTTCTTTTAATTTCTCCAAAGACCGCTCGTTGCGTTCGAGATTCAAACGGCGGTTTTCGATTGCCGAGCGCTGCGATGAAAGCTTCTCTTCTTCGCTTTTGCGGAAACGTTCGAACGTTTTCTCCTGATCGAGAATCTTTTGTTCGCGCTCTGCGAACTCTTTTTTAACCTGTTCGTACGTTTCGTCGTACCGCTTCTGAGCCTCTTTTTCGATCTCGCGCGAACGGATCGAAGCGCGTTCGAGGACGATCTGCGCTTCGTTTTCGATCGCTTTGGCCTTTGCCTTGGCCTGTTCGAGATACAAATCAAAATGGGCGGCGGAAATCTTTTTCGAAATTAAAAAGCCGACTACACCGCTGGCGACGGCAATGCCGCCTCCGGCGAGTAGTTCGTTCAACATGGGTTTTCCTCATACTATAGGCCCCGCGCGGGGTAATCAACAAATCAGACCGCACATCATAATCGTCACATAAAAATCTGTTTGTCAAACATTCGCAGGACTGGATAAAAATCGTAAACGGTCTGGCTTTAAGGGTCGGGAAAAATCGATCATACATCCCTTTGCCAAAACCGATCCGGCCCAGCGAGGCGTCTACCCCTATAGCGGGGACGATAGCTACATCTATTAAATCTGTTTTTCGATAACTGTCCCGAGGCTCGTAAATCCCGAAAGCTTTACGTTCCAACGGTAATCTCAATGGTACCATCTTGAAACTGACGCCATCCATAAACGGGAGATATACTTTTCCTCTGCGGCGTGCGGCGGCAACCGTCTTACGGATGTCGGCTTCAAACTCCATGGGCCAGTAGGCCAGGACGCTTCGGGGGGCAAGCTCAGAGAGCACCCGATCAAGCGTCCTCCGTACCCTCGCGTCGCGCATCGTTTTGGTCGCGGGACTGGCACTTTTAAGTCGTTTGCTGCAAACGCTTCGGAACTCGCTTTTGGTCACTTTTTACCTTTGCTTCGTTATAATCAGCCTAATTTTATCCAATTCCAAAAGGGACCGAGATGCGTTTTTCACTCTTTTTTACCTCTTTGATCTCTATAACCCTCCTGTTTCAGGGATGCGGCGACGATTCGGCCGAAGACGCGATGGTCTCGACCGCCACGTTCAACCTGATGGACACGCAGGGAAAAGCCTATACCGTCGAAAAACGGGGAACCAATTTCACCCTCAGCACCGGAAAAGACAAAGTCGTCCTTTTCGATATTTTTGCCACCTGGTGCCCCCCCTGCCAGGCCGAAGTGAAACATCTGGGCAATCTCCAGAAAAAATACGGTGAGGATCTGATCATCATGGGGATCACGATCGAAGACGACAAAAGCAACGCCGAACTCGAAGCGTTCCGCGAAAAGTACAAAGGGGGAGACTACCTCATCAGCAACAAAGCCGATAACAAAGAACTTGCCCGCGCCATCGCATCGACCATCGGGGTCGGCCAGCAGTTTCCGATACCGCTCATGGTGCTCTACAAAAACGGCGAATACGTGACCCACTACGCCGGCGCGACCCATGAAGAGATCATCGACCATGACATCGCCGAAGCACTGGAGCGTTAAGAATGTTCGGATTTATCAAAAAAGGACTTCAGAAAACGGTCGACGCGATCGCGGCGGTACTCCCCGAAAAAAAAGCGGCCGTTTCCAAAGATGAGCTCGAAAGCATCCTCCTCGAAGCCGATGTCGAATACGATCTCGTCGAAATCATTCTCCGCGAACTTTACCAGGAAAACGTGACGCGCGAGCAACTCGAGTCGAAACTCCTCGCGACCCTAGCATTCGCCCAGAACACCCTCCCCGACAACCCCGACAAACCGACCGTCACCCTCATTATCGGCGTCAACGGGGCCGGGAAAACGACGACGATCGCCAAACTGGCCCAACGCCACCTCAACAACGGCGAACGGGTCATCCTGGGTGCGGGAGACACCTTCCGCGCCGCCGCGATCGAACAGCTCACCCGCTGGGCCGACAAACTCGAAATCCCCATCGTCTCTTCGCGCCAGGGGCATGATCCCAGCGCCGTGGCGTACGATACGATCGAATCGGCCAAAGCGCGGGGGTTTGAGCAGGTCATCATCGATACCGCCGGACGCCTCCACACCCAGACGAATCTGGGGAACGAACTCAAAAAAATCGTCCGCATCTGCGACAAGGCCCATCCCGGATCGCCCCACCGCAAAATCCTCATTCTCGACGGGACACAGGGGAGTTCCGCGATCGCCCAGGCCAAAGCGTTCAACGAGATGGTGGGTGTTGATGGGATCATCATCACCAAGCTCGACGGAACGGCGAAGGGGGGATCAGTTTTCAGTATCGCATACGCCCTCAAACTCCCGATCCTCTACATCGGCGTCGGGGAGAGTGCGGAACATCTCATCCCGTTTGACAAATACGAATTCGTCGACGGTATCCTCGACGCGATTTTCGGCGAGAAAGCCGCCTGATCATGGCCAAAAAGAAAACGACCCTCTTCGAATGCCAGCACTGCGGCTTCACCACCCCCAAATGGATGGGCAAATGCACCAACTGCGGCGGCTGGGACAGTTTTATCGAGCTGAACGAACAGCAGCAGGAGATCATCAAACTCACCTCCTCATCATCTCCCGCAGCCGGAGCCAAGGCCAAAGAGATCACGAGTATCGTCGAAGAGACGACCGAGCGTTACAGCAGCGATGACAGCGAACTCGACATGGTTCTCGGCGGCGGAATCGTCCCGGGGTCACTTGTCCTGATCGGAGGGAGTCCCGGGGTGGGAAAATCGACCCTGCTCCTCAAAATCGGCTCCAACCTCGCACGCCAGAACCGTAACGTCCTCTACGTCACGGGCGAGGAGAGCGAAGGACAGGTCAAACTGCGGGCCAACCGCCTCGGGGCCAACGTCGACCACCTCTACCTCCTCAGCGAAATCCGCCTCGAACAGGTTCTGGGCGAACTGCACGAACGCGCGTACGAATGCATCATCGTCGACTCGATCCAGACCCTTTATTCCGAGACGATCCCCTCCGCACCCGGATCGGTGACGCAGGTACGCCAGATCACGTTTGACCTGATGCGCATTGCCAAAGAGCGCAAAATCGCCATCTTCATCATCGGGCACATCACCAAAGAGGGTTCAATCGCCGGCCCGAGGGTACTGGAGCACATGGTGGACGTGGTCTTGTATTTCGAAGGGGACAGCGGTCACGAACTGCGGATCCTGCGCGGGTTCAAAAACCGTTTCGGCCCCACCAGCGAAATCGGCGTATTCGAAATGCGCGGCGAAGGGCTCGTTTCGGCCAAAGACCTCTCCTCGCGTTTTTTCAACCGCTCCAAATCCCAAAGCGGCTCGGCCCTGACCGTCATTATGGAGGGTTCCCGCCCCATCGTGCTGGAAGTGCAGGCGCTGGTGAGCGACACCCACGCACCCAATCCCAAACGTCAGGCGACGGGGTTCGAAACCAACCGTCTCAACATGCTCCTGGCCCTGCTGGAGCGCAAACTCGAACTGCCGCTCAACAGTTACGACGTCTTCGTCAACATCACGGGCGGCATCAAAATCACCGAAACGTCCGCCGATCTCGCGATTCTCGCCGCCATCATCAGCAGCTTCCGCAACCGCTCCATCTCCAAAGAGACCGTTTTTATCGGCGAAGTCTCGCTCGTCGGGGATATCCGCGAAGTGTACCAACTCGACCAGCGGCTCAAAGAAGCGGCTTCCCAACAGATCACAAAAGCGCTCATCCCCAAAAAACCGCTCGAAAAAAGCAGCGTCAAATGCTACGAAATCGACGAAGTGAGTAAACTGCTGGAGTGGTTTTAAAGGTAGATTCGAGTATAATTTCCAACCCATAACCTGAGGAGAATCAACATGCCTATGTGTTCCATTTTTGCCGATCATAAATCCGAAGAGCGCTATTCCAAGCTCTCGCTCGCCTATACGACCGACGAAGAACGCCAACTGATCGAAGAAACGATCGAGGCGTGTACTCCCTTGTGCTCAATCCAGCCGACCATTTACGGCGGTGCCGTCACCGGCGGAAAACGGATGATCACGATCGAATACCATGACGACTGCGACCGCGAAGGGGGCAACGTGTTCGAAGCGATCATCAAAAAACTGGGAATAGAGGAATGTCATTGACCATCAACCCCTCGGATCTGAGTGTCCAGCGTCTTAAAGAGTTCGCCGAAGGGAACGAAACCTTCCAGAAAACCTACTTCCGCAAGAATGAAGCGCAACTGCTCAAACTTGCAAAAGAAGGTCAAAACCCCAAGACCCTTTTCATCGGATGTTCGGATTCACGGGTCATTCCCGACCTGATCGTCCAGTCCAATCCCGGCGATTTATTCGTTATCCGAAACGTCGGAAACTTCGTCGCTCCCTACAAACCCGACGAGGATTTTCACTCGACCGCGGCGGGAATCGAATACGCCGTGAACGTCCTGGGAGTCTCCGAGATCATCATCTGCGGACATTCTCACTGCGGGGCGATCGAATCGCTGTACAAAACGACGTGCGATACGTCGATGGTCCATACGGCCAAATGGCTGACTCTGGGAGAAAAAGCCAAATCGATGGCATTGATCGCACTGGGAGACAACGCCCCTAAGGACAATCTCCTGCGGACAACCGAGCAACTCTCGATCATCACCCAGATCGAAAACCTTCTCACCTACCCTTACGTCAAAAAACTGGTGGACTCGGATAAACTGTTCATCCACGGGTGGTACTACGATATCGAAACCGGAACGATCGATTACTACGATCCCGATTCCTACCAGTTCCGACCGCTCAGCGATCTCGCCGAATAATCCGTTCTTTTTCCGTCCCTTTGCGGGACGCTCTTTTTACCAATCCAGAAACAAAAACAGCGCCGAGAGAAAATAGTTCGCGACGAAAATCGCCACCGCCGAATAGACGACCGCATAGATCGTCGACTCTCCGACCCCTCTGGCTCCGCCTGTTGTATGGTAGCCGATGTAGCTGCCGATGGCACTGACGATGTAGCCGAAAACGGCGGCTTTGATGACGCCGGTCATGATGTCGTCGAATTCTCCCAGCCGCATCAGCGTATCCTGGTAAACGACCGGATTGATCCCCAAAACTCCCGTCGAAATCAGATAACCGGCACCTATGGCGATGAAATCGAACCAGACGACCAGCAGGGGAAGCGAAATGATCGTCGCTACGATGCGCGGAGAGATCAGGTACTCTTTGGAATCGACCCCCAGGATGTCGATTGCGTCGATCTGTTCGCTCACCCGCATCGTCCCCAGTTCCGCCGCCATCGCGCTGATGGAGCGCGAAATCAGCATCAAGGCCGCGAACACGGGCCCCAGTTCGCGCGTAATCGAAAAATAGACGGTATAGCCGATAAAATTTTCGGCGCCGAACTGGTGGAACCCGTTGTAAAGCTGTATCGCCAGCACCATTCCGGTAAAAACGGCGGTCAGCGTAATAACCCCCATACACCCCATCCCGATAACTTCGATCTGGGTCAGAAAAATTTTGGGGCGGCGCAGTACGTACGGAAAGAGTGCAAAAAGTCTGACCTGGAACAGAATAAACGCCCCGAATCTCTCAATCGTGTCGAAAAAACGGACGAACGGACGGCCGACGTAACCCAATAGCCTCTCTATCATTGCACTATTCCTTGTTTTAATCGGGTAAGTTTACTCCAAGAAAGCCTAAAATTCAAAAGTTTCTCGCTACAATATCCATTATCTTACCAAACAACCGGAGCAACGGATGGCTGAAAAAGAAGAAGAACAGACCGCAGAAGGCGGAGAAAAGAAAAAATCGAACCTGCTGCTGATCATTATCATCATCGTACTGGTGCTCGTACTGGCGATCGGCGGGGCCATTGCATTTTTGATGATGGGTAACGATGATGCGGCGGGCGAAGCGGCTCACGGAGCCAAAAAAGAAGCCGCGGCCGCGCCGCATGCCGACGAAGCCGAAAGCGAAGCGGGCCCTTCGGATTCTTCCCTGACCGAAGTGGGACTGATGTACCCGCTTGACGTTTTCACGGTCAATCTCCTTTCCGAAAGCGGACGCCGTTATCTGAAAGTCGAGATCAACCTTGAAATCGAGGGGGAAGAACTTAGCCCTGAACTCGATACGAAAAAACCGATTTTCCGCGATATCATTATCCGGATTCTCTCTTCCAAATCGCTCGAAGAAATTTCGACGATCAAAGGAAAAGAGAAACTCAAAGAACAGATCGTCGACGAGATCAACATGCGTCTTAAAGACGGTAAAGTCAAAAACGTCTACTTCACCGATTTCGTGGTGCAATGATCGGAATCGACCTGGTCAAAACGCAGAGGATGGAACGGCTACTGGGCCGTTTCGGCGAACGGGGGCTTTCCCGTTTCCTCTCCCCCGATGAAATTCTCCTCGTCAAAAACCACCGTAACGCCGCCGGGTTCTGGGCCGCCAAGGAAGCATGCGCCAAAGCGCTTGGATGCGGCATCGGGGCCGAGTGCGGATTTCACGATATCATCCTCTCCAAAAACCCCAAAGGTGCACCGCTGATCGATCTGTCCGAACGGGTCAAAACGGCGTTCGCTATCGAAAATCTCAGCGTCTCGATCACCCATGACGGCGACTACGCGATCGCCGTCGTCGCCCTTGAACGGCACAGGGCTTAACCCTTCTCTTATCGCCTCTGGGTTATGATTTTAGCATCATTACGAGGAATCCCATGAACGCCATTACCGTCACCAAAAACGCCGCCCGATCCTTACGCAATTTCTTTTGCTGGGTTTACAGCAACGAACTGATCGCCCCGGACGATATTGCCGATGGAGAGATCGTCGATATCCTTGCACCCGATGGGACATTTCTCGCGCGGGGGTATCTCAACCGCAAAAGCACGATTTCGGTACGGGTCCTCGCGTTTGAGCGCCGAGAGATCGACGCTTCGTTTTTCGAAGAACGGATCCGGTCGGCCTACGTCAAACGCAAGGCCATAGCCGGATGCGCCGACGCTTACCGCGTCGTCCACTCCGAAGCCGATTTTCTCCCGGGTCTCATCGTCGACAGCTACAACGGCTATCTTGCGATTCAGATCAACACCCTGGGAATGGAACGGCTGCGCGCCCCGATCATCGATGCCCTCCGAAAGGTCCTCAACCCCATCGGCATCATTGACAAATCCGATGCCAAAGTACGCGCCAAAGAGGGACTCGAGACCCGTAATGGCGTCATTTCCGGTACGGTTCCCGAAACCGTTACGATCACTGAAAACGGGATCAAATTCAGCGTCAACCTTCACGAAGGGCAAAAAACGGGCTTCTACCTCGACCAACGCCGTAACCGTCGTATCAGTGCGGAATATGTCGGCGAGGGGATGCGTGTTTTGGATGTTTTCTGCAATGCCGGAGGTTTCGGTCTCTACGCCCTGCGCAACGGTGCCGACGTCCGGTTTGTCGATCTCTCCGAACATGCCCTGACGCAAGTCCGGCACAACCTCGAACTCAACGGTTTTCCAGAGTGCGACATCATCCGCCAGGACGCTTTCGATTTCCTGACCCTCGAAAAAACGACGCCGAACCGCTATGACGCGGTTTTCCTCGACCCTCCCCCGTTTGCCAAAACGAAAAAAGAGGCCGAGGGGGCAATCAAGGGGTTCAAATTTCTTTTTTCGGCGGGCCTGTCGTTGACCAAACCGGGGGGGATCGTCGCACTCTACTCCTGCTCGCACCATATCGGAGAAGACACCCTCCTCGAGATCGCCCGCGAAGCTTCCGCCAAGGCGGGGGTCCCGTTGGAGGTTCTGGAGCTTCAGCGCGCAGACAATGATCATCCCTACATTCTCAATATCCCGAATTCCGCCTATCTCAGCGGAATCATCGTTCGTAAAACCGTATTATAGGAGTCATGATGGAACAACTCGTAACCGTACAAAAATACGCCGCAATGCACCGCCTGAGCATCCATACCGTCATCAAAAAGACGATGAACGGTGAGCTCAAAAGCGTCGAAAAAGAAGAAGACGGCAAAAAAACGACCTACATTCTCCTCTCATCCCAGCCCCATGCCCCGGTTCAAGTGTCCGAGTCTCCCGCACCCTCCGATCCTGTCGACGAAGAAATCGATTATAAAAAAGCGTACGAAGACCTTCACACCGAATACCTGATTCTCAAAACGCGCTACGAAAAACTTCTTGCCGCTTCCTCTGACTCCGGGCACTAAGTCTCAGGAGGGGGTGCGTTCATTCCCCTGCATCGTATCGATGTAGCCGCATACGTCCGTATTGTCGTTACAGGGAGGGTTCGAAGCGCTTTTTTCGAAATCGGCCAGATTGGCCGAAACGAAATTCCAGTTGACCCGTTTCCACCACCCTTCCAGATAGTCGGGACGCGCATTGCGGTAGTCGATGTAATAGGCGTGTTCCCATACGTCGCAGGTCAGAAGCGGTGTTTCTCCCTGTCGTAGGGGGGTATCGGCGTTGGAGGTCGTCCGCAGCTCGAGCCGCCCCTCCTTTGTCATCACCAGCCAGGTCCATCCCGATCCGAACAGCCCTATCGCCGCATTCACAAAAGCCTCTTTGAAACGCTCGGCCGATCCGAAATCGCGTTCGATCAACGCGCTCAGACGTGCCGAGGGTTCGGTCACAGAACCGCTAAGCCCTTTCCAGTAAAAATCGTGGTTGTATACCTGTGCGGCATTGTTGAATACAGGACCTGTGGCATTTTGAATAATCTGTTCGAGATTCATCGATTCGTATTCGGTGCCGGCGATAAGGGCATTGAGCTTGTTGACGTACGCGGCATGGTGCTTGCCGTAATGGTATGAAAGCGTTTCGGCGGAAATAGAAGGTTCGAGCGACGAAGGCTCGAAAGGGAGTTTCATCAATTCGTGAAGCATGGGAAACCTCCTGAAACGAAAGTATCATCCATCATCTTAGCCTACGAGGCTGAAAGAATCCCAACGCCGTTTCGATCCGAGGCAAGCTTCAGGCAAGGTTCAGCGGTACGGTCCGCTTCATCCCCCGCCGACAAAATCGAGCAGTTCGACTGTATCCCCTTCGTGCAAAACGGCGCTGTTCCACCCGTCTTGCTTCACGATCTGCATGTTCACCGCCGCAGCCATCACTTTGGCCTCGATGCCGAGCGAACGGATCAGTTCCAAAAGGGTCGTATTTTCGGAAACCTCACGGGTTTCGCCGTTTACTTTGATGTGCATACTCTCTCCTACATCGACATTTTTATGAGTTGGGCGATCTGGAAAAACTCCTTGGCGATCGCGAAATCGTACGCCGTTGCCCCGTCGTTGTTTTTAAGATGGGGATCGGCTTTGGCTTTAAGGAGAAAATCGACGATTTTCTCATTCCCGCTGAACGCCGCCTGGTGCAGGGGGGTGATGCCGTCTTTATTGGCCAGATTCACGTCCGCGCCGCGCAGGACGACGAACGTCACGAGGTCGAGGTCTTTTTTCTTGACCGCCAGGATGAGCGGCGTGTTGCCGTTGTTATCCTGAAAATTGATATCGGCTCCGCATTCGAGCAGGTAGGCGGCCATTTTGGTGTCTGAGAGCTTGATCGCGACGTGCAGGGCACTCAGTCCCGCGGCATTGGCTTCGTCGACCTTGTGTCCCGCCCGGATATGGCGTTCCATCGACTGCCGGTCTCCATCGAACGCCGCATCGTGCAGCACTCCCGCGCCGGCGGATGCCGCTAGCACGAAAAACGGGATTATCCACCGCATCATCGTTTCTTATTCCTTTACGAACCGTATCATTTTGAACCGTTCCCCCATCAGCGAAGGGGTAATGAGTATTTTGGCTTTTTCGAGCTCTTGTTTGTAGATCGCTTCGCCGGCGCGTTCCTTGAGGATCGCAAGCAGATCGAGAATCCCCATCTCCACGAGCGCCACAAGCTGCGTCGCATACTGGGCGCAAACGACGCCTTCGTTTTCAAACGCCTCTTTTACGTGGGTGAAATTGACGTCGTAGGTGATGTCGCTTCGGCCGAACGCTTCATTCATGTCGAGCGCTTCGTCAAAGAGCGGGTAGACCTGGTGTTCACGATAGACGCGGATCGAAAAATCGCTTCGCGCCTGCAATTCGCCGTAATCGAAACTGACGAATTCGAAACGTTCCGCCGCCTTGCGCATCGCCTGAGCAAACGACTCGTATCCTCGCGCAATTTCGCCCCGATCCTGCTTATATTTTTCGGCCAGCTCCGTTATTTCAGGATCGTCGATGTCGAAGAGGACTTTCCCCTCTTCGACGCGGCCCGTTTTCCCTTTGTAAAACAATTCGCAGGGAAACGCGTCGAAAATCTCGTTCGCGACGAAAAAGGCGCACCGTTCGGAGACTTCCGTCAAATCGCCGTAGTGTTCGAGCTTCACCGCGTTGCCGAACGATTCGTCGAAATAATTTTGCTGCGCCGTTCGAAGCGCTTCGAACCGTTCGACGATTCCGAACCGAAGCGTCTGCAGAAGCTGCGGACGCAGCGTATGGATGAATTCGATGATATCGGCGAGCAGGTAGCCGTGATGGGCGCCGATTTCACAGATCAGCGCGTCGCTTCGCAAAAACCCCTCGTCGATGCGTCGGACGATGTGATTGGCGATCGTTCCCCCGAAGAACTTGGAGGTACTCACCGCCGTATAGAAATCCCCTTTTTTGCCGATCGGGCGGTACGAGGCGTAATACCCCTGTTCTCCGTACAGCCACTCTTGCATATAGTCGCTAAAACGCACGAATAGCCTTAGAGGGACGCCATCGCTTTTTCAAGACGCGCGAACCCTTCGTCAATGTCCGCTTTGGTGATCGTCAGCGGCGGCAGGAAACGGAGGGTATTGCGTCCGGCTTTGAGGACGAGTACCCCCGCCTCACGCGCGGCGTTGATGATTTTGGAGAGGGTGTCCCCGTCGGCCACTCTAAGCCCCCGCATCATGCCAAGTCCCACGTGTTCGAGGAAAATGGCCGGATGAGCGGCGGCAAAGCGGGCCAGCGACTCTTCGAAATAGATCAGCATATGATCAAGTTCCCCGCTTTGCTTGAGTTCGGAGAGGATGTCGAGCACCTCGTTCGCCGCTGCGGTGGAGAGATAATTGCCGCCGAACGTCGAGCCGTGGTCGCCGGGGGCGAAAATATCTTTTTTGCTCGTCATCACCACGCCGATCGGTACGCCCCCGCCCAGCCCTTTGGCCAGTGTGATCACGTCGGGTTCGATTCCGTAGAGGTTCGACGCCAGAAACTCGCCCGTGCGGTAAATACCCGTCTGCACTTCGTCGACCATCAGCAAAATATCGCGCGATTTGAGCAGCGCGGCCAGTGCCTGGACTTTCTGGCGATCCTGCGGTTGCACGCCCCCTTCCCCCTGCACCAGTTCGATCATGACCGCGACAGTATGATCGTCCAGCAACGATTCGATCTCATCGATGTTTTTGGCATACACGAAACCGTCGGGAAACGGCCCGAAATAGTTGTGCATCGATTCCTGACCCGTCGCTTTGAGCGCCGTGATCGTCCGGCCGTGGAACGAATGCTGCAGCGTGATGATTTTGTACCGTTTGGGCTGACCGTTTTCCTCACCGTATTTGCGGGCAATTTTGATCGCCCCCTCGTTCGCCTCGGCACCGCTGTTTCCGAAAAAACATTTCATGTCGTATCCGCTTTGCTCGACGATCCGGCGGGCACATTCGGCCTGCGGTTCGATCAGGTAAAGGTTCGAGACATGGATGATCCGCGACGCCTGCTCGCAGATCGCTTTGGTAAGGCGGTCATTGCCATGGCCGACGCTGCATACCG
This genomic interval carries:
- the ftsY gene encoding signal recognition particle-docking protein FtsY yields the protein MFGFIKKGLQKTVDAIAAVLPEKKAAVSKDELESILLEADVEYDLVEIILRELYQENVTREQLESKLLATLAFAQNTLPDNPDKPTVTLIIGVNGAGKTTTIAKLAQRHLNNGERVILGAGDTFRAAAIEQLTRWADKLEIPIVSSRQGHDPSAVAYDTIESAKARGFEQVIIDTAGRLHTQTNLGNELKKIVRICDKAHPGSPHRKILILDGTQGSSAIAQAKAFNEMVGVDGIIITKLDGTAKGGSVFSIAYALKLPILYIGVGESAEHLIPFDKYEFVDGILDAIFGEKAA
- a CDS encoding 5-formyltetrahydrofolate cyclo-ligase; the protein is MTKSEFRSVCSKRLKSASPATKTMRDARVRRTLDRVLSELAPRSVLAYWPMEFEADIRKTVAAARRRGKVYLPFMDGVSFKMVPLRLPLERKAFGIYEPRDSYRKTDLIDVAIVPAIGVDASLGRIGFGKGMYDRFFPTLKARPFTIFIQSCECLTNRFLCDDYDVRSDLLITPRGAYSMRKTHVERTTRRRRHCRRQRCSRLFNFEKDFRRPF
- a CDS encoding DUF3365 domain-containing protein — encoded protein: MKFFPFAIALAASSFLCAAGLNDDQRIAKGAAASSALLQKLGGEVKKNMEASGPVKTLEFCSMNALPMTEQVGKEHGTKIQRLSLKNRNPLNAATGEDKALLEQWETMLKNGQSLPSHELKKLSSSQSAYYKPILINNEACLKCHGDIASGSPLGKAIATTYPEDKALGYKMGDLRGMVKVEISE
- a CDS encoding TlpA disulfide reductase family protein → MRFSLFFTSLISITLLFQGCGDDSAEDAMVSTATFNLMDTQGKAYTVEKRGTNFTLSTGKDKVVLFDIFATWCPPCQAEVKHLGNLQKKYGEDLIIMGITIEDDKSNAELEAFREKYKGGDYLISNKADNKELARAIASTIGVGQQFPIPLMVLYKNGEYVTHYAGATHEEIIDHDIAEALER
- the radA gene encoding DNA repair protein RadA, whose product is MAKKKTTLFECQHCGFTTPKWMGKCTNCGGWDSFIELNEQQQEIIKLTSSSSPAAGAKAKEITSIVEETTERYSSDDSELDMVLGGGIVPGSLVLIGGSPGVGKSTLLLKIGSNLARQNRNVLYVTGEESEGQVKLRANRLGANVDHLYLLSEIRLEQVLGELHERAYECIIVDSIQTLYSETIPSAPGSVTQVRQITFDLMRIAKERKIAIFIIGHITKEGSIAGPRVLEHMVDVVLYFEGDSGHELRILRGFKNRFGPTSEIGVFEMRGEGLVSAKDLSSRFFNRSKSQSGSALTVIMEGSRPIVLEVQALVSDTHAPNPKRQATGFETNRLNMLLALLERKLELPLNSYDVFVNITGGIKITETSADLAILAAIISSFRNRSISKETVFIGEVSLVGDIREVYQLDQRLKEAASQQITKALIPKKPLEKSSVKCYEIDEVSKLLEWF
- the rny gene encoding ribonuclease Y, producing MLNELLAGGGIAVASGVVGFLISKKISAAHFDLYLEQAKAKAKAIENEAQIVLERASIRSREIEKEAQKRYDETYEQVKKEFAEREQKILDQEKTFERFRKSEEEKLSSQRSAIENRRLNLERNERSLEKLKEDYRRKIDQMQVIVEQRAGLSAQEAKAILIEQVRDKERLALAREMRLLEEQSKEQIKRKADYILAQATSRFAGEFAAERLISVIHLDDDELKGRIIGKEGRNIKTLEMVTGVDIIIDETPNAIIVSSFNLYRRAVAVRTVELLIQDGRIQPARIEEVYQKVCEEFEEAMLREGEDIVFELGLSGIHHELVKLVGRLKYRSSYGQNALAHTLEVAHLAGIMASEMGGDVKLARRAGLLHDIGKALTQESGGNHVDIGVELCRKYNEDPVVINAIYAHHGFEEIKSIECAAVCAADTLSAARPGARREVLESFLRRVSEIEEIATRKEGVKQAYAINAGREVRVIVNAQSVNDDESALIAREIAEEIAQKVQFPGEIKVNVIRESRVVEYAR
- a CDS encoding carbonic anhydrase — its product is MSLTINPSDLSVQRLKEFAEGNETFQKTYFRKNEAQLLKLAKEGQNPKTLFIGCSDSRVIPDLIVQSNPGDLFVIRNVGNFVAPYKPDEDFHSTAAGIEYAVNVLGVSEIIICGHSHCGAIESLYKTTCDTSMVHTAKWLTLGEKAKSMALIALGDNAPKDNLLRTTEQLSIITQIENLLTYPYVKKLVDSDKLFIHGWYYDIETGTIDYYDPDSYQFRPLSDLAE